The sequence CAGCGGGCCCCACAGGCGGAGGGGGAGGGTCTTGATCGTGCGCAGGTTGTGGGTGACGTCCTCCCCCATGCGCCCGTCCCCGCGGGTGGCTCCGCGGGTGAGGACCCCGCGCTCGTACAAGAGGGCGACCCCGAGGCCGTCCACCTTCGGCTCGGCCACGTACGCGAAGCGCTCTCCGGGCAGGGCGCGGCCCAGGCGGGCCTCGAACTCCCTGAGGTCCTCCACCGATGTCGCGTTGGCCAGGGAGAGCATCGGGGTCCGGTGCTCGACGGCGGCGAAGCCCTCCGCCACGACGCCACTCACGCGCTGGGTGGGGGAGTCCGGCGTCACCAGGTCGGGAAAGGCGGCCTCGAGGTCCCGCAGCTCCCGGAAGAGGGCGTCGTACTGGGCGTCCGGAATGGCCGGGCGGTTCTCCACGTAGTAGAGGTAGTCGTGATGCTGGATCTGCTCCCGGAGCGTCCGGATGCGCGCCTCGGCCTCTGCCCGGTCCATGGGGATCGCCTCCGTCGCGGTGGGTCTGCCCTTCTCCTAACAGAGGGGAGGCGTTTTGACAAGCGCCCGGGCGGCCGGTAATAAGACGCTCCGCGCCGAGGCAGAAGACTCACGGAACAAGCGCCTCCGCCCCCCGCTTCGCCCCGCGATCTCGTGGACGCGCTGGCCTCCTCCTCGGACACGACGCCAGAGGCGCTGCTGGTCCTCACCCCGAACCCCGGGCACGACCGGGCGTCTGTGTGCTGCTGGCTGCGGGAGGCCGCCCGGACGTCCTGCTATCAGCCGGCGGCTGGCAGGCAGAGGAGCCGCCGGC is a genomic window of Candidatus Methylomirabilis sp. containing:
- a CDS encoding NAD-dependent DNA ligase LigA, translated to MDRAEAEARIRTLREQIQHHDYLYYVENRPAIPDAQYDALFRELRDLEAAFPDLVTPDSPTQRVSGVVAEGFAAVEHRTPMLSLANATSVEDLREFEARLGRALPGERFAYVAEPKVDGLGVALLYERGVLTRGATRGDGRMGEDVTHNLRTIKTLPLRLWGPLADLAVLEVRGEVFMRKEAFQRLNRELEEAGEAPFANPRNAAAGSVRQKDSG